In Candidatus Paceibacterota bacterium, one DNA window encodes the following:
- the rnr gene encoding ribonuclease R, with amino-acid sequence MEQKILDLLKRPNYTPLNPAELRARLGLRRSQQRELEHVLARLERNGQIARIKQGNRYALPLAADLVPGRIRMNRQGVGFVEADDPKIPTIRVPFDATSTAMHGDRVLVRRDALPRFPRRSGAEEVTGRVVRVLEPARTRLVGTLQRGKRFLHVIPDDPRITHDIYVTPPRNTGRPAQAGDKVVVELREWKSRHANPEGEIIEVLGPPDAEGVDMLSVIRHYNLPLHFPKRVLQEARSIGQEVRPAERTGRVDCRAHQVVTIDPEDAKDFDDAICLQQSEPGYWKLWVHIADVSHYVKPGSALDEEAARRGNSTYLVDRVVPMLPEALSNELCSLKPQVERLTKCVEFLLSADGQVRRTQFYPAVIRSQRRYNYPEVLALLQRRPQDPLERMLHDANGLAQTIRRARFKAGSLDLDFPETKIRLDARGRVLRLEKVENDISHQLIEEFMLLANEAVADRLMALRRPAIYRIHEPPDDKRLHEYREEVLSHHVQCGNLSNRREVQKLLEKLNRLPVGQALKIGFLKSLMRARYAVEPLGHYGLAKKKYAHFTSPIRRYADLVVHRALFQPPGQPLAVGSLKEVADHISETERNSDDAERDSRDVKMFAFLSAQLKSGHPPRHEALVTDVRNFGFFVDVPGLGMSGLVPLSGLSDDFYQFEAARGQLLGRRTRRVFKLGDKVAVQVAKVDTFKRQVDFKLAMPAGARAAGQPSSAGSATSHRSGGRRQRAF; translated from the coding sequence ATGGAACAGAAGATATTAGACCTGCTTAAGCGGCCGAATTATACGCCGTTGAATCCCGCAGAGTTGCGGGCACGGCTCGGGCTGCGCCGCAGCCAGCAAAGGGAACTAGAACACGTTCTGGCCCGGCTGGAGCGGAATGGCCAAATCGCGCGCATTAAGCAGGGGAACCGTTACGCGCTGCCGCTGGCTGCCGACCTTGTGCCAGGACGGATTCGGATGAACCGGCAAGGAGTCGGCTTCGTCGAAGCAGACGACCCGAAGATTCCTACCATCCGGGTTCCTTTCGATGCCACGTCCACGGCGATGCACGGGGACCGCGTCTTGGTCCGACGGGATGCCCTCCCCCGCTTCCCGCGCCGCTCCGGGGCGGAGGAGGTCACTGGCCGGGTGGTGCGTGTTTTGGAGCCGGCGCGGACCCGACTGGTCGGTACGCTGCAGCGCGGCAAGCGGTTCCTTCATGTCATCCCGGATGACCCGCGCATCACGCACGACATTTATGTCACGCCACCTCGCAATACCGGGCGCCCGGCCCAAGCGGGGGATAAGGTGGTGGTCGAGCTGCGCGAATGGAAGTCGCGCCACGCGAATCCGGAGGGCGAAATCATCGAGGTGCTCGGCCCGCCCGACGCCGAAGGGGTGGATATGCTTTCGGTCATTCGCCACTACAATCTGCCGTTGCATTTCCCGAAACGGGTGTTGCAGGAGGCCCGCTCAATTGGCCAGGAGGTCAGGCCGGCTGAAAGGACCGGGCGGGTAGATTGCCGCGCGCATCAAGTGGTCACCATTGACCCTGAAGATGCCAAAGATTTTGACGACGCCATCTGTCTGCAACAGAGCGAACCCGGCTATTGGAAGCTATGGGTGCACATTGCCGACGTTTCGCACTATGTAAAGCCAGGAAGCGCGCTCGACGAGGAAGCAGCCCGGCGCGGGAATTCGACCTATCTGGTGGACCGCGTGGTGCCGATGCTCCCGGAGGCCTTGAGCAATGAACTGTGCTCGCTCAAGCCGCAGGTGGAGAGGCTGACGAAGTGCGTCGAATTCCTGCTCTCGGCTGACGGGCAGGTGCGGAGGACGCAGTTCTACCCCGCGGTGATTCGTTCGCAGCGCCGTTACAATTACCCGGAAGTACTGGCGCTGTTGCAGCGCCGGCCGCAGGATCCACTTGAGCGGATGCTGCACGACGCCAACGGGCTGGCCCAGACGATCCGCCGGGCCCGGTTCAAGGCCGGATCGCTGGACCTTGACTTTCCTGAGACCAAGATACGCCTCGACGCCCGCGGGCGGGTGCTGCGTCTCGAGAAGGTGGAGAATGACATATCCCACCAGCTCATCGAAGAGTTCATGCTGCTGGCCAATGAAGCTGTCGCCGACCGGCTGATGGCGTTAAGACGTCCAGCGATTTACCGTATCCACGAGCCCCCGGACGACAAGCGACTCCACGAATACCGTGAAGAGGTGCTGAGCCATCACGTTCAGTGCGGCAACCTTTCGAACCGCCGTGAAGTGCAGAAGCTGCTGGAGAAGCTCAACCGCCTGCCGGTCGGCCAGGCGCTCAAGATCGGCTTCCTCAAGTCGCTCATGCGAGCGCGCTACGCGGTCGAGCCGCTCGGCCACTACGGGCTGGCCAAGAAAAAGTACGCGCACTTCACCTCGCCGATTCGGCGTTATGCCGATCTGGTGGTGCATCGCGCCCTATTCCAGCCGCCGGGCCAGCCATTGGCCGTCGGATCGCTGAAAGAAGTGGCGGATCATATCTCCGAGACGGAGCGGAACTCTGACGACGCGGAGCGCGACAGCCGCGATGTGAAGATGTTCGCGTTTCTGAGTGCGCAGCTTAAGTCAGGGCATCCCCCACGGCACGAGGCGCTGGTCACCGATGTGCGGAACTTCGGGTTCTTTGTGGATGTGCCCGGGCTGGGGATGAGCGGGCTGGTGCCGCTCTCGGGGTTAAGCGACGATTTCTACCAGTTTGAGGCGGCGCGCGGCCAACTGCTGGGCCGACGCACCCGGCGGGTGTTCAAACTGGGCGACAAGGTCGCAGTGCAGGTGGCAAAGGTGGACACGTTCAAACGCCAGGTGGACTTCAAACTGGCAATGCCTGCGGGCGCCAGAGCTGCCGGGCAGCCTTCGTCGGCTGGGTCCGCCACTTCGCATCGCTCAGGTGGCCGGCGCCAGCGGGCCTTTTGA
- the lepB gene encoding signal peptidase I, giving the protein MATSNEAGPGAGWLQRVLIGRNPKRTVVRIVVLAAVSLIVFRYVLLPVRVDGGSMLPTYRENGVNLVNRLAYLFREPQRGDVVAVRLLAGGHRMYLKRIVAMPGETLVFHGGRILVNGKLLEEPYVKFPCDWEHEPVLVGPDQYYVVGDNRDNQRELHAQGRAPRALILGKVLL; this is encoded by the coding sequence ATGGCAACAAGCAACGAGGCGGGGCCAGGGGCCGGTTGGCTGCAGCGGGTGCTCATCGGGCGCAATCCCAAGCGCACCGTGGTGCGCATTGTCGTGCTCGCCGCGGTTTCATTGATCGTCTTCCGCTATGTGCTGCTGCCCGTTCGCGTAGATGGCGGGAGCATGCTGCCCACCTACCGGGAGAATGGGGTCAACCTCGTCAACCGGCTGGCGTACCTGTTCCGTGAACCGCAACGCGGAGACGTGGTAGCGGTCCGCCTGCTGGCCGGCGGGCACCGGATGTATCTGAAACGCATCGTTGCCATGCCGGGGGAGACCCTGGTTTTCCATGGCGGCCGGATATTGGTCAACGGCAAGTTGCTGGAGGAACCCTATGTCAAATTCCCGTGCGACTGGGAGCACGAACCTGTGCTGGTGGGGCCCGACCAGTACTACGTTGTCGGCGACAACCGTGACAACCAGCGGGAATTGCATGCGCAAGGCCGTGCGCCACGCGCTCTGATCCTTGGCAAAGTGCTCTTATGA
- a CDS encoding Gfo/Idh/MocA family oxidoreductase produces the protein MRITTLRSSSLTRRQFLYYSALAASATALTRPVFARLKSRRVSANEKLNIAIIGAGGRGAANTNEVKSENIVALCDVNENNLNAAAARYPQARKFVDFRKLYDASKDIDAVVVSTTEHTHAFAVMPAIQLGKHVYCEKPLAHSVWEARRIGEAATKAGVTTQMGTQIHAGNNYRRVVELIQTGAIGPVREVHVWVSRAWGDGGRPEQAVPVPPHLHWDLWLGPAPERPFHPSYVEGQPRWYKYWDFAGGTLSDLGSHWIDLPFWALKLRHPVTVEAFGPPVSPETAPASYHLTYEYGPRGDLPPLKLTWYQGEDKPAPLTEKRIPQWDNGALFIGDKGMLLADYQKHILLPEDQFADFKRPEPFIPDSIGHWKEWIEACKTGGPTTCNFDYAGALTEANQLGNVAYRTGRKIEWDPVRLKAKDCPEAERHIRGNYRKGWKLA, from the coding sequence ATGCGCATTACCACGCTTCGCTCTTCATCGCTGACGCGTCGCCAATTTCTCTATTACTCTGCCCTGGCGGCCAGTGCAACGGCGCTGACCCGCCCGGTGTTTGCCCGCCTCAAGTCACGCCGCGTTTCAGCCAATGAGAAGCTCAATATTGCCATCATTGGCGCCGGCGGGCGAGGCGCAGCCAACACCAACGAGGTCAAGAGCGAGAACATCGTGGCGCTTTGCGATGTGAACGAGAACAACCTGAACGCGGCGGCGGCCAGGTACCCGCAGGCCAGAAAGTTCGTGGACTTCCGTAAGTTGTACGATGCGAGCAAGGACATTGACGCGGTGGTTGTATCCACGACGGAGCACACGCACGCCTTTGCGGTGATGCCGGCCATCCAGCTTGGCAAGCATGTGTACTGCGAGAAGCCGCTTGCGCACAGCGTCTGGGAAGCCCGGCGGATTGGCGAGGCCGCCACCAAGGCCGGCGTCACCACGCAGATGGGCACCCAGATTCATGCGGGCAACAACTACCGGCGCGTCGTGGAACTCATTCAGACGGGAGCGATTGGGCCGGTGCGCGAGGTTCATGTGTGGGTATCCCGCGCCTGGGGCGACGGCGGCCGGCCGGAGCAGGCCGTGCCGGTTCCGCCGCACCTGCACTGGGACCTTTGGCTCGGCCCCGCGCCGGAGCGGCCGTTTCATCCCAGTTATGTCGAAGGGCAGCCGCGTTGGTACAAGTATTGGGACTTCGCGGGTGGGACGCTGTCAGACCTGGGGAGCCATTGGATTGACCTGCCGTTCTGGGCCCTCAAGCTGCGGCACCCGGTCACGGTCGAAGCCTTCGGGCCGCCGGTCAGTCCTGAAACGGCGCCCGCCTCATACCACCTCACCTACGAATACGGCCCCCGGGGCGACTTGCCTCCCCTCAAGTTGACATGGTACCAGGGTGAGGACAAACCCGCGCCGCTGACCGAGAAACGGATTCCCCAGTGGGACAACGGAGCCCTTTTCATCGGCGACAAGGGAATGCTGCTCGCCGATTACCAGAAGCACATCCTGCTGCCGGAAGACCAGTTTGCGGACTTCAAGCGTCCGGAGCCGTTTATCCCTGACTCAATTGGCCATTGGAAGGAATGGATCGAGGCCTGCAAGACCGGCGGGCCGACAACGTGCAACTTCGATTACGCCGGCGCACTGACCGAAGCGAATCAACTGGGCAACGTGGCCTACCGCACGGGCAGGAAGATCGAGTGGGACCCCGTGAGGCTCAAGGCCAAGGATTGCCCCGAAGCCGAGCGCCACATCCGGGGCAACTATCGAAAGGGCTGGAAGCTGGCGTGA
- a CDS encoding DUF4185 domain-containing protein: MNEAALRFARVLGACHRRTQNARELSHSKSRWHCASFFVWALTLLAALQVEAASEPAGRAAPEWDALFQRESGWIGADGNYSIPLARDTTLWLFSDTFVGKVKDGKRHDASMINNSLALQKGTNTPQFFFGTTPDGKPASFIKPQRGTGRDYFWLAHGARNAQGLYFFMLRVVTMRTDTPFGFKLVDGWLAHVANPDDAPPQWRITQTKVPFTKISKDGALIFGGAVLSEGGYAYLFGGDSRSKAKKAGHPNGLVVARVPLDRLSDFTQWRFLANGAWLKDCQRVTPLFPNVGSEFSVSWLPSRKAYAAVYSEGIGGNILVRLAPALTGPWGQPVRVYRCPEMDWPSKAFCYAAKAHPALANAADELLITYAANAWNFWDLFKDARLYWPRFVRVSLRAD, encoded by the coding sequence GTGAACGAGGCAGCCCTCCGATTCGCACGCGTGCTGGGTGCTTGCCACCGGCGCACCCAGAACGCCAGAGAACTGTCGCATTCCAAGTCCCGATGGCACTGCGCGAGTTTCTTTGTCTGGGCGTTGACACTGCTCGCGGCTTTGCAGGTGGAGGCGGCTTCGGAGCCGGCCGGAAGAGCCGCGCCTGAGTGGGACGCTTTGTTTCAGCGGGAGTCCGGTTGGATCGGCGCGGACGGCAATTACTCGATTCCGCTCGCACGCGACACGACGCTGTGGCTGTTCAGCGACACCTTCGTGGGCAAGGTCAAGGATGGCAAGCGCCACGACGCCTCCATGATCAATAACTCACTTGCCCTCCAAAAAGGAACCAACACCCCCCAGTTCTTCTTCGGCACGACTCCGGACGGCAAGCCCGCGTCGTTCATCAAGCCGCAACGCGGCACCGGGCGTGACTACTTCTGGCTGGCTCACGGCGCGCGGAACGCACAGGGGTTGTATTTCTTCATGCTGCGCGTCGTGACCATGCGCACTGACACGCCATTTGGATTCAAACTGGTGGACGGCTGGCTCGCCCATGTCGCCAACCCGGATGACGCGCCGCCACAATGGCGCATCACGCAAACAAAGGTGCCGTTCACGAAGATCTCAAAGGATGGCGCGCTCATCTTCGGTGGCGCGGTGCTGTCCGAGGGCGGGTATGCCTACCTCTTCGGCGGGGACTCGCGATCCAAGGCAAAGAAGGCTGGCCATCCTAACGGGCTGGTTGTGGCCCGTGTGCCGTTGGATCGTTTGAGCGACTTCACCCAATGGCGTTTTCTCGCCAATGGAGCCTGGCTGAAGGACTGCCAGAGAGTGACTCCCCTTTTCCCCAACGTGGGAAGCGAGTTTTCGGTCTCCTGGCTGCCGTCGCGCAAGGCCTACGCGGCGGTTTACTCCGAAGGCATCGGCGGCAACATCCTGGTCCGGCTGGCGCCGGCACTGACCGGGCCGTGGGGTCAACCGGTCCGGGTCTATCGCTGTCCGGAAATGGACTGGCCGTCGAAGGCCTTCTGTTATGCGGCTAAAGCCCACCCCGCGCTGGCCAACGCAGCGGATGAGCTGCTGATTACCTACGCGGCCAACGCCTGGAACTTCTGGGACTTGTTCAAGGACGCCCGCCTGTACTGGCCGCGGTTTGTGCGCGTGAGCCTCCGTGCCGATTGA
- a CDS encoding metallophosphoesterase encodes MPIHLPAISRRQFLARSLAGSAAFLFGSSLLAASRRADPNSWALLADVHIAADASRVARGINMTDHFTRVAREVLALEKRPAGVFIAGDCAYNSGETGDYRRLAELLEPIREAQLPVHLALGNHDHRERFREALRQEGTPKHPLPDRQVALVRTPRANWFVLDSLEKTLSTPGLLGEAQLHWLARTLDANRKKPALVLVHHNPGTMTKVGGLKDTEALYEIIRPRKQVKAYIFGHTHAWTVEQDPSGLHLVNLPPVAYVFRESDPAGWVHATLERKGMRLELRCLDTAHKSHGQFVRLQWRAG; translated from the coding sequence ATGCCGATTCATCTGCCCGCCATTTCGCGGCGCCAGTTTCTCGCGCGTTCCCTGGCCGGGAGCGCGGCGTTTCTGTTCGGTTCCAGCCTGCTCGCCGCCTCCAGGCGGGCGGATCCAAACTCCTGGGCGTTGCTGGCGGATGTCCACATCGCCGCCGATGCCAGCCGCGTCGCGCGCGGTATCAATATGACGGACCATTTCACGCGGGTAGCGCGGGAGGTGCTCGCGCTGGAGAAGCGTCCCGCGGGCGTGTTCATCGCCGGGGATTGCGCCTATAACAGCGGGGAGACGGGCGACTACCGCCGGCTGGCAGAACTGCTCGAGCCGATCCGCGAAGCCCAGTTGCCTGTGCATCTTGCCCTGGGCAACCACGATCACCGCGAGCGTTTCCGGGAGGCGCTGCGGCAGGAAGGGACTCCCAAACACCCGCTCCCCGATCGGCAGGTTGCCCTGGTGCGCACACCCCGGGCCAACTGGTTCGTGCTGGACTCGCTGGAGAAGACGCTCTCGACGCCCGGCCTGCTGGGCGAAGCGCAGTTGCATTGGCTGGCGCGCACGCTCGACGCCAATCGCAAGAAGCCGGCATTGGTTCTGGTTCACCATAATCCAGGCACGATGACAAAGGTCGGAGGTCTCAAGGACACGGAGGCGCTCTACGAAATTATTCGTCCGCGAAAGCAGGTGAAGGCTTACATTTTCGGGCACACCCATGCCTGGACCGTCGAGCAGGACCCCAGTGGGTTACACCTGGTCAATCTCCCGCCAGTTGCTTACGTCTTCCGCGAAAGCGACCCCGCCGGCTGGGTTCATGCCACCTTGGAGCGCAAAGGCATGCGCCTCGAATTGCGTTGCCTGGATACAGCGCACAAGTCGCACGGCCAGTTCGTCCGGCTTCAATGGCGCGCGGGTTAG
- a CDS encoding rhomboid family intramembrane serine protease: MRLIGHLADEKAARTFADFLYVRKIDSQVEFEKAEGWAIWINDEDKIEEAAGLLATYELNPADPAYRTEAKGAAELRAQAEKGEAAYCKKVRTPGQIFRPMSNYGFGPLTFVLIAISVVVSILSGMGNNPGPILGLFITDFTASDLFGSSLPEIRHGQLWRLVTPIFIHFGPLHIIFNVLWLRDLGSMIEGRQSSWTLAGLVLVIAAGSNLAQFFFGGPFFGGMSGVVYGLLGYIWLRGKFDPGSGLYLHPTTVTMMIIWFVLCFTPIVPHVANGAHAAGLVMGLGWGWLSSLRHR; the protein is encoded by the coding sequence ATGCGATTGATCGGCCACCTGGCGGACGAGAAGGCAGCGCGCACGTTCGCGGATTTTCTCTACGTGCGTAAGATTGACAGCCAAGTCGAATTTGAGAAAGCGGAGGGCTGGGCCATCTGGATCAATGACGAGGACAAGATTGAAGAAGCCGCTGGCTTGCTGGCGACGTATGAACTGAATCCGGCTGATCCGGCCTATCGGACCGAGGCGAAGGGGGCGGCGGAATTGCGCGCCCAGGCTGAGAAGGGGGAAGCCGCTTATTGCAAGAAAGTGCGCACCCCGGGACAGATCTTCCGGCCCATGAGCAACTACGGCTTTGGGCCGCTCACTTTCGTCCTCATCGCGATCAGCGTGGTAGTAAGCATTTTGTCGGGGATGGGGAATAATCCCGGGCCGATTCTGGGTTTATTCATCACGGACTTTACGGCCAGCGACCTCTTTGGATCGAGTCTTCCTGAAATCCGGCACGGGCAATTATGGCGGTTGGTCACTCCCATCTTCATTCATTTTGGCCCGCTCCACATCATCTTCAACGTGCTGTGGTTGCGGGATCTGGGCAGCATGATCGAAGGACGCCAGTCCTCGTGGACGCTGGCAGGCCTGGTGTTGGTCATAGCAGCCGGTTCGAACCTCGCGCAGTTCTTCTTTGGAGGTCCGTTCTTCGGCGGCATGTCCGGCGTGGTTTACGGACTGCTCGGCTACATTTGGTTGCGGGGCAAGTTTGACCCTGGCTCCGGCTTGTACCTGCATCCCACGACGGTCACGATGATGATCATCTGGTTCGTCCTCTGCTTCACGCCCATTGTGCCCCACGTGGCCAACGGCGCCCACGCGGCTGGCTTGGTCATGGGCCTTGGGTGGGGGTGGCTATCCAGCCTGCGCCACCGCTAA
- a CDS encoding FHA domain-containing protein — MLKLVLLSAGMTGRSHELSAEKTTIGRVEDNNFQIAEPSVSSHHCEVLLRGSDVMVRDLNSTNGTFIGAEKVTQSVLKPGQILRLGQVQMRLEADAAGAPPRKQFDRTTVIAGGVKASELDYAHTGPGFDTKSAGFSKKDNKVNQIFILVGVVLGLVILALLIYIASTIGK, encoded by the coding sequence ATGCTAAAGCTTGTTCTCCTCAGCGCGGGAATGACGGGGCGCTCGCATGAATTGAGTGCCGAAAAGACCACCATCGGCCGGGTGGAGGACAACAACTTCCAGATTGCCGAACCGTCCGTCTCCAGCCACCACTGCGAAGTGCTGCTGCGCGGCAGCGACGTGATGGTACGCGACCTGAACTCCACCAACGGCACCTTCATCGGCGCGGAGAAGGTGACCCAGAGTGTCCTCAAACCAGGCCAAATCCTCCGACTGGGCCAGGTCCAGATGCGCCTTGAGGCCGACGCGGCCGGCGCACCCCCGAGGAAGCAATTCGACCGCACCACCGTAATCGCCGGCGGCGTGAAAGCCAGCGAGCTTGATTACGCGCACACCGGCCCCGGTTTCGACACTAAGAGCGCGGGCTTCTCCAAGAAGGACAACAAGGTCAACCAGATCTTCATTCTCGTTGGAGTGGTGCTTGGGTTGGTGATCCTGGCCCTGCTGATTTACATCGCCTCGACGATTGGGAAATAG
- the lpdA gene encoding dihydrolipoyl dehydrogenase, giving the protein MDPIKTEIVVVGAGPGGYAAAFYAADLGKRVILVEREKRLGGVCLNQGCIPSKALLHAAHTITAARESEQRGIVFIAPAIDVARLRAWKESILTRLAGGVAQLAKLRGVQIMHGRGYFEDSHTLRVETEQGQQFIQYDHAIIAIGSKAAMPRDFDLGNPRVMTSTEALEVEDIPENLLVIGGGYIGMELGTVYATFGSKVVLIEALDSILAGADPDLARPIVAYAKKAFKEVRLSSRVGKMSTSGKQIKVVSETAGEKREELYDRVLVAVGRAPNAEDLGLENTKVSFDERGFIHVNEKQQTTDPAIYAIGDIVGGVLLAHKATKEGRIAVEVIAGEESAFVDIIVPAVVFTDPEVAWCGLTEAEAKAKGIPVQVSKFPWAASGRALTFDRPEGLTKLIIEPDTERILGVGIVGQGAGELIAEGVLAVEMGATARDLALAVHPHPTLSETLMEAAEAFYGHATHTMARKKS; this is encoded by the coding sequence ATGGACCCGATCAAAACTGAAATTGTCGTTGTGGGTGCCGGGCCGGGCGGCTACGCCGCGGCCTTCTACGCGGCGGACCTGGGCAAGCGAGTCATCCTGGTCGAGCGCGAGAAACGCCTGGGCGGTGTCTGTTTAAACCAGGGCTGCATCCCGTCCAAGGCCTTGCTCCACGCTGCCCACACGATCACCGCCGCGCGGGAGTCCGAGCAGCGCGGCATTGTTTTCATCGCGCCAGCCATTGACGTGGCCAGGCTGCGAGCTTGGAAGGAGTCCATCTTGACTCGATTGGCGGGCGGCGTGGCGCAACTGGCAAAGCTGCGCGGGGTGCAGATCATGCATGGGCGGGGCTACTTTGAGGATTCGCACACCCTCCGTGTCGAGACCGAGCAAGGCCAGCAGTTTATCCAGTACGACCACGCCATCATCGCCATCGGCTCCAAGGCGGCGATGCCCCGCGATTTCGATTTGGGCAACCCGCGGGTGATGACTTCAACCGAGGCGTTGGAGGTTGAGGACATCCCCGAGAACCTGCTGGTGATCGGCGGCGGCTACATCGGCATGGAGTTGGGAACGGTGTATGCCACCTTCGGCAGCAAGGTCGTGCTGATCGAGGCGCTGGACAGCATTCTGGCGGGGGCCGACCCCGACCTGGCTCGGCCTATCGTGGCTTACGCAAAGAAGGCCTTCAAAGAAGTCCGGCTGAGCAGCAGAGTCGGCAAGATGTCCACCAGCGGCAAGCAAATCAAAGTTGTGTCCGAGACCGCGGGCGAGAAGCGGGAGGAACTCTACGACCGAGTGCTGGTCGCTGTTGGCCGCGCTCCGAACGCCGAGGACCTCGGCCTGGAGAACACCAAAGTCTCCTTTGACGAGAGGGGCTTCATCCACGTCAACGAGAAGCAGCAAACGACCGACCCGGCCATATACGCGATCGGCGACATCGTAGGCGGTGTGCTGCTGGCTCACAAAGCCACCAAGGAAGGACGCATTGCCGTCGAAGTCATCGCGGGTGAGGAGAGTGCGTTTGTGGATATCATCGTCCCGGCGGTCGTGTTTACCGACCCCGAAGTGGCGTGGTGCGGGTTGACTGAGGCGGAAGCGAAGGCCAAGGGCATTCCCGTGCAAGTGAGCAAGTTCCCGTGGGCGGCTTCCGGGCGGGCGTTGACCTTCGACCGTCCTGAAGGGCTGACCAAGCTGATCATTGAGCCGGACACCGAGCGAATTCTGGGTGTCGGAATCGTAGGGCAGGGGGCTGGGGAATTGATTGCTGAGGGTGTGCTGGCCGTCGAAATGGGGGCAACGGCGAGAGACCTGGCCCTTGCCGTCCACCCGCACCCCACGTTGTCGGAGACGCTCATGGAGGCGGCAGAGGCCTTCTACGGCCACGCCACCCACACAATGGCACGGAAAAAGTCGTAA
- a CDS encoding 2-oxo acid dehydrogenase subunit E2, protein MDLKLPPLGEGADSGTVVSLFVKEGDTLAKDQPILELENEKAVATIPSTAAGTVAEVFVKAGEKIRVGQRILSLRESGQASAGPVAVAESAPRKSRERLIQTPSPEQVPTAAEEEFPELSAEAKPGGTPAAAPSLRKLARDLGIDLSRVRGSARGGRILLEDVRAYIQRLQRLAVAPRGTSAAAPSKPPAQQIDFSQWGPISRQPLSPLRAVIARRMAESWDTTPRVTQFDEADITALMALRKKYAAAYEQKGARLTLTSFALKVVVDTLKKHPIFNASLDEVAQEIVIKNYYHLGLAVDTEAGLIVPVIRDADKKGLLALSLELEELAGKARARKLSAEELKGGTFTISNQGGIGGAHFTPIVNKPEVAILGLGRGAMKAVVREDRIEPRLMLPIGLSYDHRVIDGGAAARFTVDLVQAFENFREEDVKI, encoded by the coding sequence ATGGACTTGAAACTTCCGCCTCTGGGTGAAGGTGCCGATTCAGGCACCGTGGTGAGCTTGTTCGTTAAAGAGGGCGACACGCTGGCCAAGGATCAGCCTATCCTGGAACTGGAGAACGAAAAAGCCGTCGCCACCATTCCATCCACCGCTGCGGGGACGGTCGCGGAGGTGTTTGTGAAGGCGGGTGAGAAGATAAGGGTAGGGCAGCGAATTCTGTCACTCCGCGAAAGCGGCCAAGCCAGTGCAGGGCCGGTCGCAGTGGCAGAGTCGGCCCCCCGGAAGAGTCGCGAGCGCCTAATCCAGACGCCGTCCCCGGAGCAGGTGCCAACCGCTGCGGAGGAGGAGTTCCCGGAACTTAGCGCCGAGGCGAAACCGGGAGGGACGCCTGCCGCCGCTCCATCCCTCCGGAAGCTGGCGCGCGATTTGGGCATTGACCTCTCCCGTGTCCGGGGCAGCGCCCGCGGCGGGCGAATCCTGCTGGAGGACGTGCGTGCCTATATCCAACGACTTCAGCGGCTCGCGGTGGCCCCCCGCGGCACAAGCGCTGCGGCGCCCTCGAAGCCGCCCGCCCAGCAGATTGACTTCTCCCAATGGGGCCCGATTTCCAGACAACCGCTTTCTCCCCTGCGCGCCGTGATCGCCCGCCGGATGGCGGAAAGCTGGGACACCACCCCTCGCGTTACGCAGTTCGACGAGGCCGATATCACCGCCCTGATGGCCTTGCGCAAGAAATATGCTGCTGCCTATGAGCAGAAGGGCGCCCGGCTTACCCTGACCTCATTTGCGTTGAAGGTGGTCGTGGATACGCTGAAGAAGCATCCGATCTTCAATGCCAGCCTCGACGAGGTTGCACAGGAGATCGTCATCAAGAACTACTACCACCTTGGCCTGGCGGTGGATACGGAGGCAGGTTTGATCGTTCCGGTGATTCGCGACGCGGACAAGAAGGGCCTGCTGGCGCTTTCGCTGGAGTTGGAGGAATTGGCCGGCAAGGCGCGTGCGCGCAAACTGTCGGCGGAGGAGCTGAAAGGCGGCACATTTACCATCTCCAATCAGGGCGGAATTGGCGGGGCGCACTTCACACCCATCGTTAACAAGCCCGAGGTGGCGATACTCGGCCTGGGCCGCGGCGCGATGAAGGCCGTGGTGCGGGAGGACCGGATTGAGCCGAGGTTGATGTTGCCGATCGGGCTTTCCTATGACCACCGCGTGATCGACGGCGGCGCCGCCGCTCGCTTCACAGTGGACCTTGTGCAGGCTTTCGAGAACTTCCGGGAAGAGGATGTGAAGATATGA